A single genomic interval of Gloeocapsa sp. PCC 73106 harbors:
- a CDS encoding nitrate ABC transporter ATP-binding protein (This model describes the ATP binding subunits of ATP-binding cassette (ABC) transporters for nitrate transport, or for bicarbonate transport, in bacteria and archaea.) has product MSSYLEIDHIDKIFPLANGEQYIALKNIELSIKKGEFISLIGHSGCGKSTILNIVAGLDRASYGGVILEGKEVKEPGPDRMVVFQNYSLLPWLTVRQNIALGVNRVMRHLSKGERKSIIERHINLVGLKHAANKKPGQLSGGMKQRVAIARALALRPKVLLLDEPFGALDALTRGNLQESLMEIVEENNVTCIMVTHDVDEALLLSDRVVMLTTGPEAHIGQILEVGLSRPRHRLEVVNHPSYYAMRNEIVYFLNQQKRSKKKVGQVAIARHGLEKVNLEIGFIPLTDCAPIVVAQEKGFFKAEGLEEVTLSREPSWKAIAEGVVTGRLDAAQMVAGMPLSMTIGAGGKPRVPIITALVLSRNGNAITLGNKYKQWGVRHLSHLREAVLNTPNEIETFGMVHPASMHNLLLRYWLAHGDIDPDRDVNLIVIPPPQMVANLKAGNIDGYCVGEPWNSHAVHEGLGYVIATDLDIWPGHPEKVLGLREDWVAKHPETHIALVKALLRACEYCDDRRNREEILNLLCQPKYVGSLPEYTRPGFIGPYDRGDGSIPEQHLRFNQFYVDQTNCPGRVEGLWILTQLARWGYSPFPRNWVEILERVRRPDLFGEACRQLDLPDTEPDRHSFALFDGLVFNPDDPIGYLERFNIRRDYTVSEILIDRTPLDLPLVK; this is encoded by the coding sequence ATGTCTAGTTATCTCGAAATCGACCACATAGATAAAATCTTTCCGTTAGCCAATGGCGAGCAATACATCGCTTTAAAAAATATCGAACTATCCATCAAAAAAGGCGAATTTATCTCCCTAATTGGTCATTCCGGTTGTGGGAAATCAACTATCCTCAATATAGTCGCCGGACTCGATAGAGCAAGCTATGGTGGTGTAATTTTAGAAGGCAAAGAGGTCAAAGAACCCGGACCCGATCGCATGGTAGTATTTCAAAACTACTCATTATTACCTTGGCTAACGGTTCGCCAAAATATAGCCCTAGGGGTAAATCGGGTCATGCGTCACCTCTCCAAAGGCGAAAGAAAAAGCATTATCGAACGCCATATCAATCTTGTCGGACTAAAACACGCAGCCAACAAAAAGCCAGGGCAACTTTCTGGAGGGATGAAACAAAGAGTTGCGATCGCCCGCGCTTTAGCTTTACGTCCCAAAGTGCTCCTCCTAGATGAACCCTTCGGCGCACTAGACGCTCTGACGCGGGGAAATCTGCAAGAGAGTTTGATGGAAATCGTTGAAGAAAACAACGTCACCTGTATTATGGTAACCCACGACGTGGATGAAGCTTTATTGCTATCTGATCGCGTAGTTATGTTAACCACCGGTCCAGAAGCCCATATCGGTCAAATCCTAGAAGTAGGTTTATCCCGTCCACGTCATCGCTTGGAAGTAGTCAACCATCCGAGTTATTACGCCATGCGCAATGAAATTGTTTATTTCCTCAACCAGCAAAAACGTAGTAAGAAAAAAGTCGGTCAAGTGGCGATCGCGCGTCATGGTCTAGAAAAAGTCAATCTCGAGATTGGTTTTATTCCCTTAACCGACTGCGCGCCTATAGTCGTAGCCCAAGAAAAAGGCTTCTTCAAAGCAGAAGGACTCGAAGAAGTAACACTCAGTCGAGAACCCAGTTGGAAAGCGATCGCTGAGGGTGTAGTCACAGGACGCTTAGATGCTGCCCAAATGGTCGCAGGAATGCCCCTGAGTATGACTATTGGCGCCGGAGGAAAACCACGCGTACCCATTATTACCGCCCTAGTACTCAGTCGCAATGGCAACGCGATTACCCTCGGTAACAAATATAAACAATGGGGTGTGCGCCACCTATCCCATCTAAGAGAAGCGGTTTTAAATACTCCCAACGAGATTGAAACCTTTGGTATGGTTCATCCCGCCTCGATGCACAATCTACTCTTGCGTTACTGGTTAGCTCACGGCGATATCGATCCTGATCGAGACGTCAATTTAATCGTCATTCCACCTCCACAGATGGTCGCCAACCTCAAAGCGGGCAATATCGACGGTTACTGCGTGGGTGAACCCTGGAATTCTCACGCCGTTCATGAAGGCTTAGGCTACGTTATAGCTACCGATTTAGACATTTGGCCCGGACACCCAGAAAAAGTGCTAGGACTTCGAGAAGATTGGGTAGCTAAACATCCCGAAACCCATATTGCTCTGGTTAAAGCCTTACTACGAGCTTGTGAATACTGCGACGATCGCCGTAACCGGGAAGAGATTCTCAATCTCCTTTGTCAACCCAAATACGTCGGTTCACTCCCTGAGTATACCCGTCCCGGTTTCATTGGACCCTACGATAGGGGCGATGGTTCAATCCCAGAACAGCATCTCAGATTTAATCAATTCTACGTCGATCAGACCAATTGTCCCGGTAGGGTTGAGGGTTTATGGATTCTCACCCAATTAGCCCGCTGGGGTTACTCTCCCTTTCCTCGTAACTGGGTAGAAATTCTGGAACGCGTTCGTCGTCCGGATCTCTTCGGTGAAGCTTGTCGACAATTGGATCTACCTGACACAGAACCAGATCGTCATAGTTTCGCTTTATTCGATGGTTTAGTCTTTAATCCAGATGATCCAATCGGGTATTTAGAACGCTTTAATATTCGTCGCGATTATACTGTCTCGGAAATCTTGATCGACAGAACACCTCTCGATTTACCTCTAGTTAAATAA